In Euzebyales bacterium, the genomic window TCATGCCGGGTTCGAATAGACGCGAGCGGGAGCGACGAGAACGGCCGTGCGTCGCTCGTCGCGCATCGTTCGGTCGTAGGCGTCCCAATCGTCGTGGGTGCCGCCTGCGGCGCTGAAGATCTCGCGAAGAAGGACCCGGAGCCGTTCGTCGTCTACCCCGGGGTGGGGATCGGCGGGCCCGATGAGCTCGGCGCGACCTTCCACCGCGGTCCACCGCCAGCCGGCTCGGACGACGACGGCGATGGTGGGATCGGCGCGCAGATGAGCGAGCTTGCGGGTGCTGCCCGCGGCGACCAACCCGACGACGCGGTCACCGGTCATCGGATGGGAAGTCACGCCGGCGTTGACGACCGTGGTGTGCGGGGTGTGGTCGGCGCGGAGCGTGACGACCACACTGAGGCCGTGGTCGAGCGGCACAGGTCTTCGAAGGGTGCGA contains:
- a CDS encoding pyridoxamine 5'-phosphate oxidase family protein encodes the protein MPLDHGLSVVVTLRADHTPHTTVVNAGVTSHPMTGDRVVGLVAAGSTRKLAHLRADPTIAVVVRAGWRWTAVEGRAELIGPADPHPGVDDERLRVLLREIFSAAGGTHDDWDAYDRTMRDERRTAVLVAPARVYSNPA